A stretch of Aphelocoma coerulescens isolate FSJ_1873_10779 chromosome 1A, UR_Acoe_1.0, whole genome shotgun sequence DNA encodes these proteins:
- the TCF20 gene encoding transcription factor 20 isoform X3, with translation MQSFREQSSYHGNQQSYPQEVHTSSRLEEFSPRQQAQMFQSFGGGAGSGRRGATGASTAMPGESSGHQSYQGFRKEAGEFYYMAANKDPVVSGGQQPPQRRPSGPVQSYGPPQGSSFGSQYGSEGHVGQFQTQHSTLGGVSHYQQDYTGPFSPGSAQYQQQASSQQQQVQQLRQQIYQSHQPLPQASSQSASSTSHLQPMQRPSTLPSSASGYQLRVGQFSQHYQPPSSSSSSSFPSPQRFGQSGQNYDGSYNVNSGSQYEGHAVGSNAQAYGTQSNYSFQTQPMKSFEQSKLPQSGQQGQQQQHPPQHVMQYSNAATKLSLQSQVGQYSQTEVPVRSPMQFHQNFSPISNPSPAASVVQSPSCSSTPSPLMPGGENLQCGQGNMSMGSRNRILQMMPQLSPTPSMMPSPNAHAGGFKGFGLEGLQEKRLTDPGLSSLSALSSQVANLPNTVQHMLLSDALAPQKKSSKRSSSSKKADSCTNSEGSSQAEEQLKSPMAESLDGGCSSSSEDHGERVRQLSGQSTSSDTTYKGGNLERPNSSPAQGSQNEPSKLSSSPAAREDVASPDGKEAVVAVENAPKVNEKAVGVIVSREAMTGRVEKSGGQDKPAQDDASTTPQAPASTSGAKEAGHAGTQQETQGGSKGSKSGDNTNHNGEGNSQPGHAVVGPNFPARTESSKSPGSLRYSYKDNIAPGIQRNIGGFPQYPSGQEKGDFPGHSERKGRNEKFPSLLQEVLQGYHHHPDRRYSRNAQEHSGMAGSLEGAMRPNVLISQTNELTNRGLLNKSMGSLLEGPHWGPWDRKSSSAAPDMKQINLADYPIARKFDVESQSAAHEGGALSERRSVICDISPLRQLVRDPGPHPMGHMGPEARSGRSERLAPGLSQSVILPGGLVSMETKMKAHSGQIKEEDFEQSKSSASLNNKKTGDHCHPAGIKHESFRGNASPGAAVSDAAPDYMPQQDSRSTQMRRAPGRTGRGKSPSQYQDLADKLKMSPGRSRGPGADLHHMNPHMTLSERVSRGSLHSVYPQNSEGPSLASAYHTNARPHAFGDPNQSLNSQYHYKRQIYQQQQEDYKDWASSTAQGVIAAAQHRQEGARKSPRQQQFLERVRSPLKNDKDGMMYLQGSSYHDTGSQEAGRCVMGSDSTQSKCTELKHGNQKLQHHESGWDLSRQTSPAKSSGPLGAANQKRFCPQESDGHRREESTDLPKPSNAMLRLPGQEDQSPQNPLIMRRRVRSFISPIPTKRQPHDMKNSGSEDKGRLMTSAKEGADKTYNSYAHSSQSQDAGKSVAKGDSFKDLPSPDNRNCPAVSLTSPAKTKILPPRKGRGLKLEAIVQKITSPNIRRSVSTNSAETGPDTVTLDDILSLKSGPEGGNVAGHGPEAEKRKGEMSDQVGPAIQDTTGEKTVPRSSEEWQSSEDDKNKKEVPETTSGGKEGAGSNAAPPPSQKSGGQGRSDGSVSGAGTLTFSDSKTISPSSVFISEPNPKSEEKDGDVTNISPKPDGFPPKGYFPSGKKKGRPIGSVNKQKKQQQQQQQLPVPPPPPPVPSQPAEGVGAGEPKPKRQRRERRKPAAQPRKRKPRRAAPIVEPQEPEIKLKYATQSVDKTDSKNKSFFPYIHVVNKCELGAVCTIINAEEEEQNKLVRGRKGQRSSTPPPSNAESKVLPTSTFMLQGPVVTESSVLGHLVCCLCGKWASYRNMGDLFGPFYPQDYAATLPKNPPPKRATEMQSKVKVRHKSASNGSKTDTEEEEEQQEQKEQRSLAAHPRFKRRHRSEDCSGASRSLSRGASCKKATTDGGSGGEKTPLDSKPSMPTSEGGTELELQIPELPLDSNEFWVHEGCILWANGIYLVCGRLYGLQEAVEIAREMRYSLSLGCRMVPLF, from the coding sequence ATGCAGTCCTTTCGGGAGCAAAGTAGTTATCACGGAAACCAGCAGAGCTACCCGCAGGAAGTGCACACTTCATCCCGACTGGAAGAGTTCAGCCCCCGCCAGCAGGCCCAGATGTTCCAGAGCTTTGGAGGAGGTGCTGGCAGTGGACGTCGTGGAGCAACAGGAGCCTCTACAGCAATGCCTGGTGAGAGCTCTGGCCATCAGAGCTACCAAGGTTTCAGGAAAGAAGCAGGAGAGTTTTACTATATGGCTGCCAACAAAGATCCAGTGGTGTCAGGAGGGCAGCAGCCGCCTCagcgcaggccttctggaccaGTACAGAGCTATGGGCCCCCTCAAGGGAGTAGCTTTGGGAGTCAGTATGGGAGTGAGGGACATGTGGGCCAGTTCCAAACACAGCACTCGACCCTTGGGGGTGTATCCCACTATCAACAGGATTATACTGGTCCTTTTTCTCCAGGGAGTGCCCAGTATCAGCAGCAGGCTTctagccagcagcagcaggtgcagcagctgaGACAGCAGATCTATCAGTCTCATCAGCCTTTACCCCAGGCTTCCAGCCAGTCTGCTTCTAGCACCTCACACTTGCAGCCAATGCAGCGTCCATCCACCCTGCCTTCCTCTGCTTCAGGCTACCAGTTACGAGTGGGTCAGTTCAGCCAACACTATCAGCCACCTtcgtcatcctcctcctcctctttcccttccccacagcGTTTTGGCCAGTCAGGACAGAATTATGACGGAAGCTACAATGTGAATTCTGGGTCGCAGTACGAAGGCCATGCTGTGGGTTCCAATGCACAGGCCTATGGGACCCAGTCAAACTACAGCTTTCAAACTCAACCGATGAAAAGCTTTGAGCAGTCTAAGCTGCCCCAAagtgggcagcaggggcagcagcagcagcacccacctCAGCACGTAATGCAGTATTCAAATGCTGCCACCAAACTCTCTCTTCAAAGTCAAGTGGGACAGTACAGTCAGACTGAAGTTCCTGTAAGGTCACCGATGCAGTTCCACCAAAACTTCAGTCCAATCTCTAATCCATCTCCTGCTGCATCTGTGGTTCAGTCTCCAAGCTGCAGCTCTACCCCTTCTCCACTCATGCCAGGCGGAGAAAATCTCCAGTGTGGGCAAGGCAACATGTCCATGGGTTCTAGAAACCGAATCCTGCAGATGATGCCTCAGCTTAGTCCTACACCATCTATGATGCCAAGCCCCAATGCTCATGCAGGTGGATTCAAGGGGTTTGGACTGGAAGGgctgcaggaaaaaaggctcacagATCCAGGACTGAGCAGCCTGAGTGCTCTAAGTTCTCAAGTGGCGAATCTGCCCAATACAGTTCAGCACATGTTGCTCTCGGATGCCTTGGCACCTCAGAAAAAAAGTTCCAAAAGATCATCCTCTTCCAAGAAGGCCGACAGCTGCACCAACTCAGAAGGTTCCTCCCAGGCAGAGGAACAACTCAAATCTCCCATGGCAGAGTCACTGGATGGTGGCTGTTCCAGTAGTTCAGAGGATCATGGGGAAAGGGTGAGACAGCTGAGTGGCCAGAGCACCAGCTCAGACACCACTTACAAAGGGGGTAATTTAGAGAGGCCCAACTCCTCACCAGCACAAGGCTCTCAGAATGAGCCATCAAAACTCAGCAGCAGTCCTGCAGCTAGGGAAGATGTGGCCTCCCCTGATGGGAAGGAAGCTGTGGTGGCTGTGGAAAATGCCCCAAAAGTGAATGAAAAGGCAGTTGGGGTGATTGTCTCCCGGGAAGCCATGACAGGAAGAGTAGAAAAGTCAGGTGGACAAGATAAACCTGCACAAGATGATGCTTCCACAACCCCTCAGGCACCAGCTAGCACTAGTGGAGCAAAAGAAGCTGGGCATGCAGGAACACAGCAAGAAACTCAAGGAGGAAGTAAAGGGAGCAAAAGTGGTGATAACACTAACCATAATGGGGAGGGGAACAGCCAGCCTGGTCATGCAGTTGTTGGGCCAAATTTTCCTGCAAGAACAGAATCTTCCAAGTCCCCTGGCAGTTTAAGATACAGCTACAAGGATAATATAGCACCTGGTATACAGAGAAATATTGGTGGCTTTCCACAGTATCCTTCTGGTCAAGAAAAGGGGGATTTCCCAGGGCATAGTGAGCGCAAAGGCCGTAATGAGAAGTTTCCTAGCCTCCTACAGGAGGTTTTACAGGGGTACCACCATCATCCAGACAGAAGGTACTCTAGGAATGCACAGGAGCATTCTGGGATGGCTGGGAGTTTGGAGGGAGCCATGAGGCCAAATGTTTTAATTAGTCAAACCAATGAATTGACCAATAGAGGCCTCTTAAACAAAAGCATGGGGTCCCTCCTGGAAGGCCCTCACTGGGGTCCCTGGGACAGGAAGTCTAGCAGTGCAGCTCCAGACATGAAGCAGATAAATTTAGCTGATTACCCTATTGCTAGAAAGTTCGATGTGGAGTCTCAGTCTGCTGCCCATGAGGGGGGGGCGCTCTCAGAGAGGAGATCAGTGATCTGTGACATATCTCCATTAAGGCAACTTGTAAGAGATCCTGGCCCTCACCCCATGGGGCACATGGGTCCTGAGGCCAGAAGTGGAAGGAGTGAACGTCTTGCCCCCGGCTTGAGCCAGTCAGTAATACTCCCTGGTGGTTTAGTATCCATGGAAACAAAGATGAAAGCTCACAGTGGGCAAATAAAGGAAGAAGATTTTGAACAGTCTAAAAGCTCAGCTAGtctcaataataaaaaaacaggAGACCATTGTCATCCCGCTGGCATCAAGCATGAATCTTTTCGAGGCAAtgccagccctggagctgcagtcTCCGATGCTGCTCCAGACTACATGCCCCAGCAGGACAGCAGATCGACACAGATGAGACGAGCACCTGGCAGAACTGGAAGGGGTAAATCACCCTCTCAATATCAGGATCTTGCTGATAAGCTTAAAATGTCACCAGGCAGAAGCAGAGGCCCAGGGGCAGATCTGCATCACATGAACCCACACATGACACTATCTGAAAGAGTTAGCAGGGGTTCCTTGCATTCTGTCTACCCTCAGAATTCGGAAGGCCCATCTCTGGCTTCAGCATATCACACAAATGCTAGGCCTCATGCTTTTGGTGACCCCAACCAGAGTTTGAATTCCCAGTATCATTACAAGAGACAGATATACCAGCAACAGCAAGAAGATTACAAAGATTGGGCAAGCAGCACTGCTCAGGGTGTGattgctgcagctcagcacaggCAGGAAGGAGCAAGGAAGAGCCCGAGACAGCAGCAGTTTCTGGAAAGAGTAAGGAGTCCCTTAAAAAATGACAAGGATGGAATGATGTACCTTCAAGGTAGCTCTTATCATGATACTGGAAGCCAGGAAGCTGGGCGCTGTGTCATGGGGAGCGACAGTACTCAGAGCAAATGCACTGAACTGAAACATGGCAACCAGAAGTTGCAGCATCATGAATCTGGTTGGGACCTCTCTCGGCAAACTTCTCCTGCCAAAAGCAGCGGCCCTCTTGGAGCAGCCAACCAAAAAAGGTTTTGCCCTCAAGAAAGTGATGGGCATCGACGAGAGGAATCTACAGATTTGCCCAAGCCTAGTAATGCTATGCTTAGGCTCCCTGGCCAGGAAGACCAGTCTCCTCAAAACCCATTAATTATGAGGAGGAGGGTCCGTTCTTTCATCTCGCCTATCCCTACCAAAAGACAGCCACATGATATGAAGAACAGTGGCAGTGAAGATAAAGGGCGACTGATGACTTCAGCAAAAGAAGGAGCCGATAAAACATACAACTCCTATGCCCATTCATCTCAAAGCCAAGATGCTGGCAAGTCAGTTGCAAAGGGAGATTCCTTCAAGGACCTGCCAAGTCCTGATAATAGGAATTGCCCTGCTGTTTCCCTCACAAGCCCGGCAAAGACCAAAATATTGCCCCCAAGAAAGGGGCGAGGATTAAAACTGGAAGCTATTGTTCAAAAAATTACATCTCCCAATATTAGGAGAAGTGTTTCTACCAACAGTGCTGAAACTGGTCCAGATACTGTCACTCTTGATGACATCCTGTCCCTCAAGAGTGGACCTGAAGGAGGAAATGTGGCTGGACATGGACCAGAGGCTgagaagagaaaaggagagatgTCAGATCAAGTGGGGCCAGCAATCCAGGATACAACTGGTGAAAAAACTGTTCCAAGATCTTCAGAAGAGTGGCAAAGCAGTGAGGatgataaaaacaaaaaagaggtCCCTGAAACAACCAGTGGTGGTAAAGAAGGAGCAGGATCCAATGCAGCACCACCACCTTCTCAGAAGTCAGGTGGTCAGGGAAGGTCTGATGGATCTGTAAGTGGAGCTGGAACTCTGACCTTTTCTGACTCAAAAACAATTTCCCCTTCCAGTGTGTTCATTTCTGAACCAAATCCAAAGTCTGAGGAAAAAGATGGAGATGTGACAAACATTTCACCCAAGCCAGATGGTTTCCCTCCAAAGGGATATTTcccctctggaaagaaaaaggggagGCCAATTGGGAGCgtgaacaagcagaagaagcagcagcagcaacagcagcagctgcctgtgccCCCGCCTCCCCCACCAGTGCCATCACAGCCTGCAGAAGGGGTAGGTGCTGGTGAGCCAAAGCCCAAGAGGCAAAGGAGGGAGAGGCGAAaacctgcagcacagccacGGAAGCGGAAGCCTAGACGGGCCGCTCCAATCGTGGAGCCTCAAGAACCAGAGATCAAACTTAAATATGCTACCCAGTCTGTAGATAAAACTGACTCCAAGAATAAGTCCTTTTTCCCTTATATTCATGTGGTAAACAAGTGTGAATTAGGCGCTGTGTGCACAATCATAAAtgcagaggaagaggagcagaacAAATTGGTGAGGGGTCGGAAaggacagagatcttcaacacCCCCTCCTAGCAATGCGGAGAGCAAAGTGCTGCCCACCTCAACTTTCATGCTGCAAGGCCCTGTAGTAACGGAGTCTTCTGTCTTGGGGCATCTGGTTTGCTGCCTGTGTGGCAAATGGGCCAGCTATCGTAACATGGGTGACCTCTTTGGTCCTTTCTACCCCCAGGATTATGCAGCTACCTTGCCCAAGAACCCACCTCCAAAGAGGGCCACAGAAATGCAGAGCAAGGTCAAGGTACGGCACAAAAGTGCTTCTAATGGTTCCAAGACAGATactgaagaggaggaggaacagcAAGAACAGAAGGAACAAAGAAGCCTGGCTGCTCATCCCCGCTTTAAGAGGCGGCACCGCTCTGAGGACTGTAGTGGAGCTTCTCGGTCACTTTCAAGGGGAGCTTCTTGTAAAAAAGCAACCACTGATGGTGGCAGTGGTGGTGAAAAGACTCCTTTAGA
- the TCF20 gene encoding transcription factor 20 isoform X2, which translates to MQSFREQSSYHGNQQSYPQEVHTSSRLEEFSPRQQAQMFQSFGGGAGSGRRGATGASTAMPGESSGHQSYQGFRKEAGEFYYMAANKDPVVSGGQQPPQRRPSGPVQSYGPPQGSSFGSQYGSEGHVGQFQTQHSTLGGVSHYQQDYTGPFSPGSAQYQQQASSQQQQVQQLRQQIYQSHQPLPQASSQSASSTSHLQPMQRPSTLPSSASGYQLRVGQFSQHYQPPSSSSSSSFPSPQRFGQSGQNYDGSYNVNSGSQYEGHAVGSNAQAYGTQSNYSFQTQPMKSFEQSKLPQSGQQGQQQQHPPQHVMQYSNAATKLSLQSQVGQYSQTEVPVRSPMQFHQNFSPISNPSPAASVVQSPSCSSTPSPLMPGGENLQCGQGNMSMGSRNRILQMMPQLSPTPSMMPSPNAHAGGFKGFGLEGLQEKRLTDPGLSSLSALSSQVANLPNTVQHMLLSDALAPQKKSSKRSSSSKKADSCTNSEGSSQAEEQLKSPMAESLDGGCSSSSEDHGERVRQLSGQSTSSDTTYKGGNLERPNSSPAQGSQNEPSKLSSSPAAREDVASPDGKEAVVAVENAPKVNEKAVGVIVSREAMTGRVEKSGGQDKPAQDDASTTPQAPASTSGAKEAGHAGTQQETQGGSKGSKSGDNTNHNGEGNSQPGHAVVGPNFPARTESSKSPGSLRYSYKDNIAPGIQRNIGGFPQYPSGQEKGDFPGHSERKGRNEKFPSLLQEVLQGYHHHPDRRYSRNAQEHSGMAGSLEGAMRPNVLISQTNELTNRGLLNKSMGSLLEGPHWGPWDRKSSSAAPDMKQINLADYPIARKFDVESQSAAHEGGALSERRSVICDISPLRQLVRDPGPHPMGHMGPEARSGRSERLAPGLSQSVILPGGLVSMETKMKAHSGQIKEEDFEQSKSSASLNNKKTGDHCHPAGIKHESFRGNASPGAAVSDAAPDYMPQQDSRSTQMRRAPGRTGRGKSPSQYQDLADKLKMSPGRSRGPGADLHHMNPHMTLSERVSRGSLHSVYPQNSEGPSLASAYHTNARPHAFGDPNQSLNSQYHYKRQIYQQQQEDYKDWASSTAQGVIAAAQHRQEGARKSPRQQQFLERVRSPLKNDKDGMMYLQGSSYHDTGSQEAGRCVMGSDSTQSKCTELKHGNQKLQHHESGWDLSRQTSPAKSSGPLGAANQKRFCPQESDGHRREESTDLPKPSNAMLRLPGQEDQSPQNPLIMRRRVRSFISPIPTKRQPHDMKNSGSEDKGRLMTSAKEGADKTYNSYAHSSQSQDAGKSVAKGDSFKDLPSPDNRNCPAVSLTSPAKTKILPPRKGRGLKLEAIVQKITSPNIRRSVSTNSAETGPDTVTLDDILSLKSGPEGGNVAGHGPEAEKRKGEMSDQVGPAIQDTTGEKTVPRSSEEWQSSEDDKNKKEVPETTSGGKEGAGSNAAPPPSQKSGGQGRSDGSVSGAGTLTFSDSKTISPSSVFISEPNPKSEEKDGDVTNISPKPDGFPPKGYFPSGKKKGRPIGSVNKQKKQQQQQQQLPVPPPPPPVPSQPAEGVGAGEPKPKRQRRERRKPAAQPRKRKPRRAAPIVEPQEPEIKLKYATQSVDKTDSKNKSFFPYIHVVNKCELGAVCTIINAEEEEQNKLVRGRKGQRSSTPPPSNAESKVLPTSTFMLQGPVVTESSVLGHLVCCLCGKWASYRNMGDLFGPFYPQDYAATLPKNPPPKRATEMQSKVKVRHKSASNGSKTDTEEEEEQQEQKEQRSLAAHPRFKRRHRSEDCSGASRSLSRGASCKKATTDGGSGGEKTPLDSKPSMPTSEGGTELELQIPELPLDSNEFWVHEGCILWANGIYLVCGRLYGLQEAVEIAREMKCSHCQEPGATLGCYNKGCSFRYHYPCAIDADCLLNEENFSVRCPKHKVRLLR; encoded by the coding sequence ATGCAGTCCTTTCGGGAGCAAAGTAGTTATCACGGAAACCAGCAGAGCTACCCGCAGGAAGTGCACACTTCATCCCGACTGGAAGAGTTCAGCCCCCGCCAGCAGGCCCAGATGTTCCAGAGCTTTGGAGGAGGTGCTGGCAGTGGACGTCGTGGAGCAACAGGAGCCTCTACAGCAATGCCTGGTGAGAGCTCTGGCCATCAGAGCTACCAAGGTTTCAGGAAAGAAGCAGGAGAGTTTTACTATATGGCTGCCAACAAAGATCCAGTGGTGTCAGGAGGGCAGCAGCCGCCTCagcgcaggccttctggaccaGTACAGAGCTATGGGCCCCCTCAAGGGAGTAGCTTTGGGAGTCAGTATGGGAGTGAGGGACATGTGGGCCAGTTCCAAACACAGCACTCGACCCTTGGGGGTGTATCCCACTATCAACAGGATTATACTGGTCCTTTTTCTCCAGGGAGTGCCCAGTATCAGCAGCAGGCTTctagccagcagcagcaggtgcagcagctgaGACAGCAGATCTATCAGTCTCATCAGCCTTTACCCCAGGCTTCCAGCCAGTCTGCTTCTAGCACCTCACACTTGCAGCCAATGCAGCGTCCATCCACCCTGCCTTCCTCTGCTTCAGGCTACCAGTTACGAGTGGGTCAGTTCAGCCAACACTATCAGCCACCTtcgtcatcctcctcctcctctttcccttccccacagcGTTTTGGCCAGTCAGGACAGAATTATGACGGAAGCTACAATGTGAATTCTGGGTCGCAGTACGAAGGCCATGCTGTGGGTTCCAATGCACAGGCCTATGGGACCCAGTCAAACTACAGCTTTCAAACTCAACCGATGAAAAGCTTTGAGCAGTCTAAGCTGCCCCAAagtgggcagcaggggcagcagcagcagcacccacctCAGCACGTAATGCAGTATTCAAATGCTGCCACCAAACTCTCTCTTCAAAGTCAAGTGGGACAGTACAGTCAGACTGAAGTTCCTGTAAGGTCACCGATGCAGTTCCACCAAAACTTCAGTCCAATCTCTAATCCATCTCCTGCTGCATCTGTGGTTCAGTCTCCAAGCTGCAGCTCTACCCCTTCTCCACTCATGCCAGGCGGAGAAAATCTCCAGTGTGGGCAAGGCAACATGTCCATGGGTTCTAGAAACCGAATCCTGCAGATGATGCCTCAGCTTAGTCCTACACCATCTATGATGCCAAGCCCCAATGCTCATGCAGGTGGATTCAAGGGGTTTGGACTGGAAGGgctgcaggaaaaaaggctcacagATCCAGGACTGAGCAGCCTGAGTGCTCTAAGTTCTCAAGTGGCGAATCTGCCCAATACAGTTCAGCACATGTTGCTCTCGGATGCCTTGGCACCTCAGAAAAAAAGTTCCAAAAGATCATCCTCTTCCAAGAAGGCCGACAGCTGCACCAACTCAGAAGGTTCCTCCCAGGCAGAGGAACAACTCAAATCTCCCATGGCAGAGTCACTGGATGGTGGCTGTTCCAGTAGTTCAGAGGATCATGGGGAAAGGGTGAGACAGCTGAGTGGCCAGAGCACCAGCTCAGACACCACTTACAAAGGGGGTAATTTAGAGAGGCCCAACTCCTCACCAGCACAAGGCTCTCAGAATGAGCCATCAAAACTCAGCAGCAGTCCTGCAGCTAGGGAAGATGTGGCCTCCCCTGATGGGAAGGAAGCTGTGGTGGCTGTGGAAAATGCCCCAAAAGTGAATGAAAAGGCAGTTGGGGTGATTGTCTCCCGGGAAGCCATGACAGGAAGAGTAGAAAAGTCAGGTGGACAAGATAAACCTGCACAAGATGATGCTTCCACAACCCCTCAGGCACCAGCTAGCACTAGTGGAGCAAAAGAAGCTGGGCATGCAGGAACACAGCAAGAAACTCAAGGAGGAAGTAAAGGGAGCAAAAGTGGTGATAACACTAACCATAATGGGGAGGGGAACAGCCAGCCTGGTCATGCAGTTGTTGGGCCAAATTTTCCTGCAAGAACAGAATCTTCCAAGTCCCCTGGCAGTTTAAGATACAGCTACAAGGATAATATAGCACCTGGTATACAGAGAAATATTGGTGGCTTTCCACAGTATCCTTCTGGTCAAGAAAAGGGGGATTTCCCAGGGCATAGTGAGCGCAAAGGCCGTAATGAGAAGTTTCCTAGCCTCCTACAGGAGGTTTTACAGGGGTACCACCATCATCCAGACAGAAGGTACTCTAGGAATGCACAGGAGCATTCTGGGATGGCTGGGAGTTTGGAGGGAGCCATGAGGCCAAATGTTTTAATTAGTCAAACCAATGAATTGACCAATAGAGGCCTCTTAAACAAAAGCATGGGGTCCCTCCTGGAAGGCCCTCACTGGGGTCCCTGGGACAGGAAGTCTAGCAGTGCAGCTCCAGACATGAAGCAGATAAATTTAGCTGATTACCCTATTGCTAGAAAGTTCGATGTGGAGTCTCAGTCTGCTGCCCATGAGGGGGGGGCGCTCTCAGAGAGGAGATCAGTGATCTGTGACATATCTCCATTAAGGCAACTTGTAAGAGATCCTGGCCCTCACCCCATGGGGCACATGGGTCCTGAGGCCAGAAGTGGAAGGAGTGAACGTCTTGCCCCCGGCTTGAGCCAGTCAGTAATACTCCCTGGTGGTTTAGTATCCATGGAAACAAAGATGAAAGCTCACAGTGGGCAAATAAAGGAAGAAGATTTTGAACAGTCTAAAAGCTCAGCTAGtctcaataataaaaaaacaggAGACCATTGTCATCCCGCTGGCATCAAGCATGAATCTTTTCGAGGCAAtgccagccctggagctgcagtcTCCGATGCTGCTCCAGACTACATGCCCCAGCAGGACAGCAGATCGACACAGATGAGACGAGCACCTGGCAGAACTGGAAGGGGTAAATCACCCTCTCAATATCAGGATCTTGCTGATAAGCTTAAAATGTCACCAGGCAGAAGCAGAGGCCCAGGGGCAGATCTGCATCACATGAACCCACACATGACACTATCTGAAAGAGTTAGCAGGGGTTCCTTGCATTCTGTCTACCCTCAGAATTCGGAAGGCCCATCTCTGGCTTCAGCATATCACACAAATGCTAGGCCTCATGCTTTTGGTGACCCCAACCAGAGTTTGAATTCCCAGTATCATTACAAGAGACAGATATACCAGCAACAGCAAGAAGATTACAAAGATTGGGCAAGCAGCACTGCTCAGGGTGTGattgctgcagctcagcacaggCAGGAAGGAGCAAGGAAGAGCCCGAGACAGCAGCAGTTTCTGGAAAGAGTAAGGAGTCCCTTAAAAAATGACAAGGATGGAATGATGTACCTTCAAGGTAGCTCTTATCATGATACTGGAAGCCAGGAAGCTGGGCGCTGTGTCATGGGGAGCGACAGTACTCAGAGCAAATGCACTGAACTGAAACATGGCAACCAGAAGTTGCAGCATCATGAATCTGGTTGGGACCTCTCTCGGCAAACTTCTCCTGCCAAAAGCAGCGGCCCTCTTGGAGCAGCCAACCAAAAAAGGTTTTGCCCTCAAGAAAGTGATGGGCATCGACGAGAGGAATCTACAGATTTGCCCAAGCCTAGTAATGCTATGCTTAGGCTCCCTGGCCAGGAAGACCAGTCTCCTCAAAACCCATTAATTATGAGGAGGAGGGTCCGTTCTTTCATCTCGCCTATCCCTACCAAAAGACAGCCACATGATATGAAGAACAGTGGCAGTGAAGATAAAGGGCGACTGATGACTTCAGCAAAAGAAGGAGCCGATAAAACATACAACTCCTATGCCCATTCATCTCAAAGCCAAGATGCTGGCAAGTCAGTTGCAAAGGGAGATTCCTTCAAGGACCTGCCAAGTCCTGATAATAGGAATTGCCCTGCTGTTTCCCTCACAAGCCCGGCAAAGACCAAAATATTGCCCCCAAGAAAGGGGCGAGGATTAAAACTGGAAGCTATTGTTCAAAAAATTACATCTCCCAATATTAGGAGAAGTGTTTCTACCAACAGTGCTGAAACTGGTCCAGATACTGTCACTCTTGATGACATCCTGTCCCTCAAGAGTGGACCTGAAGGAGGAAATGTGGCTGGACATGGACCAGAGGCTgagaagagaaaaggagagatgTCAGATCAAGTGGGGCCAGCAATCCAGGATACAACTGGTGAAAAAACTGTTCCAAGATCTTCAGAAGAGTGGCAAAGCAGTGAGGatgataaaaacaaaaaagaggtCCCTGAAACAACCAGTGGTGGTAAAGAAGGAGCAGGATCCAATGCAGCACCACCACCTTCTCAGAAGTCAGGTGGTCAGGGAAGGTCTGATGGATCTGTAAGTGGAGCTGGAACTCTGACCTTTTCTGACTCAAAAACAATTTCCCCTTCCAGTGTGTTCATTTCTGAACCAAATCCAAAGTCTGAGGAAAAAGATGGAGATGTGACAAACATTTCACCCAAGCCAGATGGTTTCCCTCCAAAGGGATATTTcccctctggaaagaaaaaggggagGCCAATTGGGAGCgtgaacaagcagaagaagcagcagcagcaacagcagcagctgcctgtgccCCCGCCTCCCCCACCAGTGCCATCACAGCCTGCAGAAGGGGTAGGTGCTGGTGAGCCAAAGCCCAAGAGGCAAAGGAGGGAGAGGCGAAaacctgcagcacagccacGGAAGCGGAAGCCTAGACGGGCCGCTCCAATCGTGGAGCCTCAAGAACCAGAGATCAAACTTAAATATGCTACCCAGTCTGTAGATAAAACTGACTCCAAGAATAAGTCCTTTTTCCCTTATATTCATGTGGTAAACAAGTGTGAATTAGGCGCTGTGTGCACAATCATAAAtgcagaggaagaggagcagaacAAATTGGTGAGGGGTCGGAAaggacagagatcttcaacacCCCCTCCTAGCAATGCGGAGAGCAAAGTGCTGCCCACCTCAACTTTCATGCTGCAAGGCCCTGTAGTAACGGAGTCTTCTGTCTTGGGGCATCTGGTTTGCTGCCTGTGTGGCAAATGGGCCAGCTATCGTAACATGGGTGACCTCTTTGGTCCTTTCTACCCCCAGGATTATGCAGCTACCTTGCCCAAGAACCCACCTCCAAAGAGGGCCACAGAAATGCAGAGCAAGGTCAAGGTACGGCACAAAAGTGCTTCTAATGGTTCCAAGACAGATactgaagaggaggaggaacagcAAGAACAGAAGGAACAAAGAAGCCTGGCTGCTCATCCCCGCTTTAAGAGGCGGCACCGCTCTGAGGACTGTAGTGGAGCTTCTCGGTCACTTTCAAGGGGAGCTTCTTGTAAAAAAGCAACCACTGATGGTGGCAGTGGTGGTGAAAAGACTCCTTTAGA